One Gammaproteobacteria bacterium genomic window carries:
- the tuf gene encoding elongation factor Tu (EF-Tu; promotes GTP-dependent binding of aminoacyl-tRNA to the A-site of ribosomes during protein biosynthesis; when the tRNA anticodon matches the mRNA codon, GTP hydrolysis results; the inactive EF-Tu-GDP leaves the ribosome and release of GDP is promoted by elongation factor Ts; many prokaryotes have two copies of the gene encoding EF-Tu) has translation GDNIKVDVALIAPIAMEDGLRFAIREGGRTVGAGVVTKVVE, from the coding sequence CTGGCGACAACATCAAAGTAGATGTAGCGTTGATTGCGCCGATTGCGATGGAAGACGGCTTGCGTTTTGCTATTCGCGAAGGTGGTCGTACTGTTGGTGCGGGTGTTGTCACTAAGGTGGTTG